In Streptomyces chartreusis, the following proteins share a genomic window:
- a CDS encoding sensor histidine kinase, with product MRDALLIALFAFLGAAAAGVLGACVLLLIRRRSLIAHLTVVAGVGVTAMLAGTLAVAQAMFLSGHDLSVVTTVVAMAAVVSLATALLLGRWVAARSHALALAARSFGDGGDFTSPDGPATAELAAVSRELEATSARLAESRERERALETSRRELVAWISHDLRTPLAGMRAMAEALEDGVAADPDRYLKQIRMEVERLNGMVGDLFELSRIHAGTLTLSLARMSLYDLVGDALSGADALAREHGVTLVGGQVEGVPVEVDGREMSRVIGNLLVNAIRRTPADGTVAVTAERSPDGVVLSVTDGCGGIPEEDLPRVFDTGWRGTHARTPPAGAGLGLAIVRGIVEAHQGRATVRNVPGGCRFEVVLPAAAS from the coding sequence ATGCGCGACGCCCTCCTGATCGCCCTCTTCGCCTTCCTCGGCGCCGCCGCGGCCGGCGTGCTCGGCGCGTGCGTGCTGCTGCTGATCCGGCGCCGCTCGCTCATCGCGCATCTGACCGTGGTCGCGGGCGTCGGCGTCACCGCGATGCTCGCGGGCACCCTCGCGGTGGCCCAGGCGATGTTCCTGTCCGGGCACGACCTGAGCGTCGTCACGACCGTCGTCGCCATGGCGGCCGTGGTCTCCCTGGCCACCGCCCTGCTGCTCGGCCGCTGGGTCGCTGCCCGCAGCCACGCCCTCGCGCTCGCCGCCCGCTCCTTCGGCGACGGCGGCGACTTCACCTCCCCCGACGGCCCCGCCACCGCCGAACTCGCCGCGGTGAGCCGGGAACTGGAGGCGACCAGCGCGAGACTCGCCGAGTCCCGTGAGCGGGAACGCGCCCTGGAGACCTCCCGGCGCGAGCTGGTCGCCTGGATCTCGCACGATCTGCGCACCCCGCTGGCCGGCATGCGCGCGATGGCAGAGGCCCTGGAGGACGGGGTGGCCGCGGACCCCGACCGCTACCTCAAGCAGATCCGTATGGAGGTCGAGCGCCTCAACGGCATGGTCGGCGACCTGTTCGAGCTCTCCCGGATACACGCCGGGACCCTGACCCTCTCGCTCGCCCGGATGTCCCTGTACGACCTGGTCGGCGACGCCCTCTCGGGAGCGGACGCGCTGGCCCGCGAGCACGGCGTCACGCTGGTCGGCGGGCAGGTCGAGGGGGTGCCGGTGGAGGTGGACGGCCGGGAGATGAGCCGTGTCATCGGGAATCTGCTGGTCAACGCCATCCGGCGCACCCCGGCCGACGGCACGGTCGCCGTCACCGCCGAACGCTCCCCGGACGGTGTCGTGCTGTCCGTGACGGACGGCTGCGGCGGCATCCCCGAGGAGGACCTGCCGCGCGTCTTCGACACCGGCTGGCGCGGCACGCACGCCCGTACGCCCCCGGCGGGCGCCGGGCTCGGCCTGGCCATCGTGCGGGGCATCGTGGAGGCCCACCAGGGGCGGGCCACGGTACGCAACGTCCCCGGGGGCTGCCGTTTCGAGGTGGTACTGCCCGCCGCCGCTTCCTGA
- a CDS encoding NAD-dependent epimerase/dehydratase family protein has protein sequence MRVLVTGGAGFIGSHVVEALAARGHEPVVYDVRTDPASDVRDTDAVRRALTGVDAVCHQAAMVGLGTGFADAVEYVSRNDLGTAALLTAMADTGVRRLVLAGSMVVYGEGRYECERHGVVRPGPRAVADLEAGRFEPPCPACGAALSPGLVGEDAPADPRNVYATTKLAQEHLAAAWARATDGTAVSLRYHNVYGPGMPRDTPYAGVASFFRSALARGEAPRVFEDGRQRRDFVHVRDVAAANVCALEASSVDGALTAYNTGSGDPHTVGEMAHALAAAYGGPEPVVTGEYRLGDVRHITADSARLRAESGWKAEVGFEEGMREFAEAGMRTA, from the coding sequence ATGCGCGTACTTGTCACCGGCGGTGCCGGGTTCATCGGGTCCCATGTCGTCGAGGCGCTCGCGGCCCGCGGGCACGAGCCCGTCGTGTACGACGTCCGTACCGACCCCGCGTCGGACGTGCGGGACACCGACGCCGTCCGCCGCGCCCTGACCGGCGTCGACGCCGTCTGCCACCAGGCCGCGATGGTCGGCCTCGGCACCGGATTCGCCGACGCCGTGGAGTACGTCTCCCGCAACGACCTCGGCACGGCCGCCCTGCTCACCGCCATGGCCGACACGGGCGTACGGCGGCTGGTGCTGGCCGGGTCGATGGTCGTGTACGGGGAGGGCCGCTACGAGTGCGAGCGGCACGGCGTCGTACGCCCCGGCCCGCGTGCCGTCGCCGACCTGGAGGCGGGCCGCTTCGAGCCGCCGTGCCCGGCGTGCGGCGCCGCGCTCTCGCCCGGACTGGTCGGCGAGGACGCCCCGGCCGACCCGCGCAACGTGTACGCGACGACCAAGCTCGCCCAGGAACACCTGGCGGCCGCGTGGGCGCGCGCGACGGACGGCACGGCGGTGTCGCTGCGCTACCACAACGTCTACGGTCCCGGCATGCCCCGCGACACCCCCTACGCCGGGGTCGCCTCCTTCTTCCGCTCGGCCCTCGCACGCGGCGAGGCACCACGCGTCTTCGAGGACGGCCGCCAGCGACGCGACTTCGTCCATGTACGGGACGTCGCCGCCGCCAACGTCTGTGCGCTGGAGGCGAGTTCCGTGGACGGTGCCCTCACGGCGTACAACACCGGCAGCGGCGACCCGCACACCGTCGGCGAGATGGCCCACGCGCTCGCGGCGGCGTACGGCGGTCCCGAACCGGTCGTGACGGGGGAGTACCGACTCGGCGACGTACGGCACATCACCGCGGACTCGGCGCGCCTGCGGGCCGAGTCGGGGTGGAAGGCGGAGGTGGGCTTCGAGGAAGGAATGCGGGAGTTCGCCGAAGCGGGGATGCGCACGGCGTAG
- a CDS encoding glycosyltransferase family 2 protein, which translates to MKAVTIPSAGPNPPRAASVDVVLPCLDEAEALPWVLERIPPGWRALVVDNGSTDGSAEVARALGATVVREERRGFGAACHAGLTAATADIVCFCDCDATLDPGDLVPFVRRIVAGESDLVLGRRRPESRGAWPLRARAGNLAVTRLLHRRTGLRLHDLGPLRAARRESLLALALTDRRSGYPLQMVVRAADAGWRIAEHDVPYHPRTGTSKVTGTWRGTWQAVRDMSRVLAEGGSAGASRTRAPSGGGAGVSLTGAVAPEAADRPGLLDAGAGADTPERKGTRS; encoded by the coding sequence GTGAAAGCCGTGACGATCCCATCCGCAGGACCGAACCCGCCCCGCGCCGCGTCCGTCGACGTCGTGCTCCCCTGTCTCGACGAGGCCGAGGCGCTGCCCTGGGTCCTGGAGCGCATCCCGCCCGGGTGGAGGGCGCTGGTCGTGGACAACGGCTCCACGGACGGCTCGGCCGAGGTCGCGAGGGCGCTCGGGGCGACGGTGGTCCGGGAGGAGCGGCGCGGGTTCGGCGCCGCCTGCCATGCAGGGCTGACCGCCGCCACGGCCGACATCGTCTGCTTCTGCGACTGCGACGCCACGCTCGACCCGGGCGACCTGGTGCCCTTCGTACGGCGGATCGTGGCGGGCGAGTCCGACCTGGTCCTCGGCCGACGCCGCCCCGAGTCCCGCGGTGCCTGGCCGTTGCGGGCCCGGGCCGGGAACCTCGCCGTCACCCGCCTCCTCCACCGCCGCACCGGCCTGCGCCTGCACGACCTGGGCCCGCTGCGTGCCGCCCGCCGGGAGTCCCTTCTCGCCCTCGCCCTGACGGACCGGCGCAGCGGCTACCCGCTCCAGATGGTCGTCCGCGCCGCCGACGCGGGCTGGCGCATCGCCGAACACGACGTCCCGTACCACCCACGCACCGGCACCTCGAAGGTGACCGGCACCTGGCGGGGGACCTGGCAGGCGGTACGGGACATGAGCAGGGTGCTGGCGGAGGGCGGGAGTGCGGGGGCGTCGCGTACGCGGGCGCCCTCGGGAGGGGGTGCGGGGGTGTCGCTTACGGGGGCGGTGGCGCCCGAGGCCGCTGACCGTCCTGGTCTCCTCGATGCCGGCGCCGGGGCCGACACCCCCGAACGGAAGGGAACCCGCTCGTGA
- a CDS encoding zeta toxin family protein — protein sequence MPQANPVVVHVMAQPGAGKSENRHLVRGREKATRICGDEFKVEHPAYLMLLAANPRTAGERIRPVYKAWQRRVEGMVRRQGGDLVVEISPGPPQEFLDDVSAFRGEGYRVELVVLAVREADSWQGIGLRYAQAYRENSPSARFTSATGHHACFRALARVVEAVEAQSAVDSLKVVRRDGTVLHHSERDTAGLLPPGAVEALRKEWWRGYTNAEAAAFRANQKRLYRDLPMYQKEWERIEELAGPLMPSVN from the coding sequence GTGCCGCAGGCGAACCCCGTCGTCGTGCACGTCATGGCGCAGCCCGGCGCCGGCAAGTCCGAGAACCGGCATCTGGTGCGGGGGCGCGAGAAGGCGACGCGTATCTGCGGGGACGAATTCAAGGTCGAGCACCCCGCCTATCTGATGCTCCTGGCGGCGAACCCCCGCACCGCGGGAGAGCGGATCCGCCCCGTGTACAAGGCGTGGCAGCGACGCGTGGAGGGCATGGTCCGCCGTCAGGGCGGGGACCTCGTCGTCGAGATCAGCCCCGGGCCGCCCCAGGAGTTCCTCGACGACGTCAGCGCCTTTCGCGGCGAGGGCTACCGCGTCGAACTCGTCGTCCTCGCGGTCCGTGAGGCGGACAGCTGGCAGGGCATCGGCCTGCGGTACGCGCAGGCGTACCGGGAGAACAGTCCCTCCGCCCGGTTCACCTCCGCGACCGGACACCACGCCTGCTTCCGCGCGCTCGCCCGGGTCGTCGAGGCGGTGGAGGCCCAGTCGGCGGTCGACTCCCTGAAGGTGGTGCGCCGGGACGGCACCGTCCTGCACCACAGCGAGCGCGACACCGCAGGCCTGCTCCCGCCCGGCGCGGTCGAAGCCCTGCGCAAGGAGTGGTGGCGTGGCTATACGAACGCGGAGGCCGCGGCCTTTCGCGCCAATCAGAAGCGGCTGTACCGCGACCTGCCGATGTATCAGAAGGAATGGGAGCGCATCGAGGAACTCGCCGGACCGTTGATGCCGTCGGTCAACTGA
- a CDS encoding ATP/GTP-binding protein codes for MGGRDLRALFGSNDRGIQVEEHFTNRQEQWEAVTDALAGHVRTVAAPGFDVEDLEAPRDNVLVFHGVGGIGKSTLSRKVEAALAHGEHRPTQWGEPVRVTGRVLPVRIDLARSAGTDFERVVLTVRLALAELGRPLPAFDLALRRYWDHVHPGESLEEFLRRGGLGRRFGKAVPQQMQSALADIAQAVLLPGTVGAVVGQVTGSVVRALRDHRASVRALAGCSRLADLLEAEPDLDALSYYTHLLAWELARLPAGRAVLPVILLDTFEDVGDRVHRDLERLLQRVVWLMPNAFFVVTGRSRLQWAEEALHGQLDWTGPTAWPGLAVPSGPAAEAASAGPSPRRQILIGDFSAEDCDDYLARRLTRDGTPVIAPDVRAVVTARSHGLPLHLDLAVQRFLAIRRSGREPGPADFDVDFPALISRTLSDLTPDERHVLRSVSLLDNFDVPLAARAAGMTYDAAALRLVERPFVRTDPHAVWPYHLHAVIRSTIRTADDRADDRWSAGDWARAAARAFDAIGERRAAAADGDRDLLVNCLRQGLRLARDFGLDLGWLAEAAWSYVGDSVWEPLAPPGPAHGTAPRTAADALVETLGALGRRQHEHRESTVARLTAVVESGLLPPELRDMAVYYRAKAERDLGRSDDSRHGMCLVADGGGRLAPAARRGLAHLARLAGDFPTALRTAGTLGWAGRHHRILGDVWWVQGDMARAARSYEAAREEAEQHAVAGERATAQAQRAFTLAFADPAVAEDELVLAQQLLTGLDLRATRLTTRIAALVRDAGAAAAGLEDRARVLRAEAEVSGITAARLTLELALGFHHAVLDDRDRLTASLGRLRDLVAGDYAYYPDLVCFMAGRPLPDGRPSRARWIDGEETTRARWRALVTVRRAHLRGI; via the coding sequence GTGGGCGGACGGGATCTTCGTGCGCTGTTCGGTTCGAATGATCGGGGAATCCAGGTCGAGGAGCACTTCACCAACCGTCAGGAGCAGTGGGAGGCCGTCACCGACGCCCTCGCCGGGCATGTGCGGACAGTGGCCGCACCCGGCTTCGACGTGGAGGACCTGGAGGCGCCGCGTGACAACGTTCTCGTGTTCCACGGCGTCGGCGGCATAGGGAAGTCGACCCTGTCCCGGAAGGTGGAGGCCGCCCTCGCTCACGGCGAGCACCGGCCCACCCAGTGGGGCGAACCCGTCCGGGTGACCGGTCGCGTCCTGCCGGTGCGGATCGACCTCGCCCGTTCGGCGGGCACCGACTTCGAGCGCGTGGTCCTCACCGTCAGGCTCGCCCTCGCCGAGCTCGGCCGCCCGCTGCCCGCCTTCGACCTGGCGCTGCGCCGCTACTGGGACCACGTCCACCCCGGCGAGTCCCTGGAGGAGTTCCTGCGCCGCGGCGGGCTCGGCCGGCGCTTCGGCAAGGCAGTGCCGCAGCAGATGCAGTCGGCGCTGGCCGACATCGCCCAGGCGGTGCTGCTGCCCGGCACGGTCGGCGCGGTCGTCGGGCAGGTCACCGGCAGCGTCGTCCGCGCACTGCGGGACCACCGCGCCTCCGTACGGGCGCTCGCGGGCTGCTCCCGGCTGGCCGACCTGCTGGAGGCCGAGCCCGACCTGGACGCCCTCTCCTACTACACCCACCTGCTCGCCTGGGAGCTCGCGCGGCTGCCCGCGGGCAGGGCGGTCCTGCCGGTGATCCTGCTGGACACCTTCGAGGACGTCGGCGACCGCGTCCACCGCGACCTGGAACGACTTCTCCAGCGCGTCGTATGGCTCATGCCCAACGCCTTCTTCGTCGTCACCGGACGCAGCCGGCTGCAATGGGCCGAGGAAGCCCTGCACGGCCAGCTCGACTGGACCGGGCCCACGGCCTGGCCAGGCCTGGCCGTGCCCAGCGGGCCCGCGGCGGAGGCCGCCTCGGCGGGACCGTCCCCGCGCCGGCAGATCCTCATCGGCGACTTCTCCGCCGAGGACTGCGACGACTACCTGGCCCGCCGGCTCACCCGCGACGGCACCCCCGTCATCGCACCCGACGTCCGCGCGGTCGTCACCGCACGCTCGCACGGCCTCCCGCTCCACCTCGACCTCGCCGTCCAGCGGTTCCTGGCGATCCGGCGCAGCGGGCGCGAGCCCGGCCCCGCCGACTTCGACGTCGACTTCCCGGCCCTGATCAGCCGCACCCTCAGCGACCTCACACCCGACGAGCGCCATGTGCTGCGCTCGGTGTCCCTGCTGGACAACTTCGACGTGCCCCTGGCCGCCAGGGCCGCCGGGATGACGTACGACGCGGCGGCGCTGCGCCTCGTGGAGCGCCCGTTCGTGCGCACCGATCCGCACGCGGTGTGGCCGTACCACCTGCACGCGGTGATCCGCTCCACCATCCGCACGGCCGACGACCGGGCGGACGACCGCTGGTCCGCCGGGGACTGGGCGCGCGCGGCGGCCCGCGCCTTCGACGCGATCGGCGAACGCCGGGCGGCCGCCGCCGACGGGGACCGCGACCTGCTCGTCAACTGTCTGCGCCAAGGGCTGCGTCTGGCCCGGGACTTCGGTCTCGACCTGGGGTGGCTGGCCGAAGCGGCCTGGAGCTATGTCGGCGACTCCGTGTGGGAACCGCTCGCCCCGCCAGGTCCGGCGCACGGGACCGCGCCGCGCACGGCGGCCGACGCCCTGGTGGAGACCCTCGGCGCGCTCGGCCGCCGTCAGCACGAGCACCGCGAGTCCACGGTCGCCCGGCTCACCGCGGTCGTCGAGTCGGGGCTGCTGCCGCCCGAACTGCGGGACATGGCCGTCTACTACCGGGCCAAGGCCGAGCGGGACCTCGGCCGGTCGGACGACTCCCGGCACGGCATGTGCCTCGTCGCCGACGGCGGCGGACGGCTGGCACCCGCGGCCCGGCGCGGACTCGCCCACCTGGCGCGGCTCGCCGGTGACTTCCCCACCGCGCTGCGCACCGCCGGCACCCTCGGCTGGGCCGGCCGCCATCACCGGATCCTCGGCGACGTGTGGTGGGTGCAGGGCGACATGGCGCGCGCCGCGCGGTCCTACGAGGCGGCGCGCGAGGAGGCCGAGCAGCACGCGGTCGCCGGGGAACGCGCCACCGCCCAGGCCCAGCGGGCCTTCACACTGGCCTTCGCCGACCCCGCCGTCGCCGAGGACGAACTCGTCCTCGCCCAGCAGCTGCTCACCGGCCTCGACCTGCGGGCGACCCGCCTCACCACCCGTATCGCCGCCCTCGTGCGCGACGCCGGCGCGGCGGCCGCCGGGCTGGAGGACCGGGCGCGTGTGCTGCGCGCCGAGGCCGAGGTCTCCGGGATCACGGCGGCCCGGCTGACCCTCGAACTCGCCCTGGGCTTCCACCACGCCGTCCTGGACGACCGGGACCGGCTCACCGCCTCCCTCGGACGCCTGCGCGACCTGGTCGCGGGCGACTACGCCTACTACCCGGACCTGGTGTGCTTCATGGCCGGCCGGCCCCTGCCCGACGGCCGGCCGTCCCGGGCCCGCTGGATCGACGGGGAGGAGACCACCCGTGCCCGCTGGCGCGCGCTGGTCACCGTCCGCCGCGCCCACCTGCGCGGCATCTGA
- a CDS encoding methyltransferase domain-containing protein: MVPGPPATRAGTVTEPVVPGPAATRAGSVTEPVAPGQVVAGASTVTEPPVPAPAATSTGTTTDTGPRQPLPVPPPPADGAWSADPYSLALGSGRGPLFLRRTDGWLLPLDVERWCAEADAADLEVLRRCEGAVLDVGCGPGRLVAALSGQGRRVLGIDVSEAAVARTLRLGAPALRRSVFDPLPGEGRWGTALLIDGNIGIGGDPAALLARTGRLLTPGGLLIAETVPDIDLDERVRVHVTDARGATGTAFPWARLGTPALLRYAERAGWHTVARWTAGGRSFAALRSGPPAPAPSSR, encoded by the coding sequence GTGGTGCCCGGTCCTCCCGCCACCCGCGCGGGGACTGTCACCGAGCCGGTGGTGCCCGGTCCTGCCGCCACCCGCGCAGGGAGCGTCACCGAGCCCGTCGCCCCCGGACAGGTCGTCGCCGGCGCGAGTACCGTCACCGAACCCCCGGTCCCCGCCCCGGCCGCCACCAGCACGGGCACCACCACCGACACCGGCCCACGACAGCCCCTCCCCGTACCACCCCCGCCCGCCGACGGCGCATGGTCCGCTGACCCCTACTCCCTCGCCCTCGGCAGCGGGCGCGGCCCCCTCTTCCTGCGTCGTACCGACGGCTGGCTCTTGCCGTTGGACGTGGAGCGGTGGTGTGCGGAGGCCGACGCGGCCGATCTGGAGGTGCTGCGGCGCTGTGAGGGTGCGGTGCTCGACGTCGGATGCGGACCCGGGCGGCTGGTCGCGGCGCTGAGCGGGCAGGGCCGGCGCGTGCTCGGCATCGACGTCAGCGAGGCCGCCGTGGCGCGCACGCTGCGGCTCGGCGCACCGGCATTGCGGCGCTCCGTCTTCGACCCCCTGCCCGGCGAGGGCCGCTGGGGCACCGCCCTGCTCATCGACGGCAACATCGGCATCGGCGGCGATCCCGCGGCCCTGCTCGCCCGGACCGGCCGACTCCTCACCCCCGGCGGCCTGTTGATCGCCGAGACCGTGCCGGACATCGACCTCGACGAACGAGTCCGGGTCCATGTCACCGACGCCCGCGGAGCGACCGGCACCGCCTTCCCGTGGGCCCGCCTCGGCACGCCCGCCCTGCTGCGGTACGCGGAGCGCGCCGGCTGGCACACCGTCGCCCGGTGGACGGCGGGGGGCCGTTCCTTCGCCGCCCTGCGCAGCGGCCCGCCGGCCCCGGCGCCGTCGAGCCGGTAA
- a CDS encoding response regulator transcription factor — MEQQQPYSQAGARKGAVEGTGAGARVLVVDDDPTVAEIVTGYLDRAGYVVDRAGDGPDALARAAAHWPDLVVLDLMLPGMDGLEVCRRIRARGPVPVIMLTARGDEDDRILGLEVGADDYVTKPFSPRELVLRVQSVLRRTSPVQTSDTLRAAGLSVDPAARRAAKDGTELALTTREFDLLAFFLRHPGRVYGREDLMREVWGWDFGDLSTVTVHVRRLRGKVEDDPAAPRLIQTVWGVGYRFDASGTTGTPPSTAPDEVA; from the coding sequence ATGGAGCAGCAACAGCCGTACTCGCAGGCCGGGGCAAGGAAAGGGGCAGTGGAGGGGACCGGGGCAGGCGCCCGTGTCCTGGTCGTCGACGACGATCCCACCGTCGCCGAGATCGTCACCGGGTACCTCGACCGCGCAGGCTACGTCGTGGACCGCGCCGGCGACGGGCCCGACGCCCTCGCCCGGGCCGCCGCGCACTGGCCGGACCTCGTCGTCCTGGACCTGATGCTGCCCGGCATGGACGGCCTGGAGGTGTGCCGCCGGATCCGTGCCCGCGGCCCCGTGCCGGTCATCATGCTCACCGCGCGCGGCGACGAGGACGACCGCATCCTCGGCCTGGAGGTCGGCGCCGACGACTACGTCACCAAGCCCTTCAGCCCCCGCGAACTCGTGCTGCGCGTCCAGTCGGTACTGCGCCGCACGAGCCCCGTCCAGACGTCGGACACGCTCCGCGCGGCCGGACTCTCGGTGGACCCGGCGGCCCGCCGCGCCGCCAAGGACGGCACCGAACTCGCCCTCACCACCCGCGAGTTCGACCTCCTCGCGTTCTTCCTGCGGCACCCAGGCCGGGTCTACGGCCGGGAGGACCTGATGCGGGAGGTGTGGGGCTGGGACTTCGGCGACCTGTCGACCGTCACGGTCCACGTACGGCGGCTGCGCGGCAAGGTCGAGGACGACCCGGCCGCGCCGCGGCTCATCCAGACCGTGTGGGGCGTGGGCTACCGCTTCGACGCGAGCGGCACCACCGGTACCCCTCCCAGTACCGCACCCGACGAGGTGGCCTGA
- a CDS encoding TIGR04282 family arsenosugar biosynthesis glycosyltransferase codes for MTTLLVIAKEPRPGRVKTRLTPPFTPEEAAALAEASLADTLDAVANAPARRRVLVLEGTPGPWLPDGFEVVPQCRGGLDERLAAAFAGCDGPALLIGMDTPQVTPELLTVDWSDCDAYFGAADDGGFWALGLAEPDPSRLRGVPMSTPHTGAAQRARLGDLRVRDLPRLRDVDTAYDADLVARTAPTGRFAAALARLAPASHR; via the coding sequence GTGACCACGCTCCTCGTCATCGCCAAGGAGCCCCGGCCGGGCCGGGTGAAGACCAGGCTGACGCCGCCCTTCACCCCCGAGGAGGCCGCCGCGCTCGCCGAGGCGTCCCTCGCGGACACGCTGGACGCCGTCGCTAACGCGCCCGCGCGGCGCCGGGTGCTGGTGCTGGAGGGGACGCCGGGTCCCTGGCTGCCGGACGGCTTCGAGGTCGTACCGCAGTGCCGGGGCGGCCTCGACGAACGGCTGGCCGCCGCCTTCGCGGGCTGCGACGGCCCGGCGCTGCTCATCGGCATGGACACCCCGCAGGTGACGCCGGAACTGCTGACGGTGGACTGGTCCGACTGCGACGCGTACTTCGGCGCGGCCGACGACGGCGGCTTCTGGGCACTCGGACTCGCCGAACCCGACCCGTCCCGCCTGCGCGGCGTCCCGATGTCGACCCCGCACACGGGCGCCGCCCAGCGCGCCCGCCTCGGGGACCTCCGGGTACGCGACCTGCCGCGACTGCGGGACGTCGACACGGCGTACGACGCCGACCTGGTCGCCAGAACGGCCCCGACCGGCCGCTTCGCCGCAGCACTTGCCCGCCTCGCCCCGGCCTCCCACCGATGA
- a CDS encoding ABC transporter ATP-binding protein, which produces MIRIDSVTKRYPDGTVAVDRLSLEIPDRSITVLVGPSGCGKTTTLRMINRMVEPSEGTILLDDVDIQQQPVNTLRRSMGYVIQNAGLFQHRTILDNIATVPRMLGWGKEKARSRARELMERVGLDGTLAKRYPYQLSGGQQQRVGVARALAADPPVLLMDEPFSAVDPVVRKGLQDELLRIQEELGKTIVFVTHDIDEAVKLGTMVAVMRTGGKLAQFAPPAELLSHPADAFVEDFLGADRGIRRLSFFPAAGLDLLTGPVVAIDATAERIAAHDTTEAPYLLVTDPDGKPLGWSEPGDLTAGSVETDQLLPHGRPFAPGTDSLRAALDCAVLSPTGWAVAVDADGRATGVVSQQTIAEAIRGAHAEGGARDADGGGSDGRGEGRTDVKVAG; this is translated from the coding sequence TTGATACGGATAGATTCAGTCACCAAGCGCTACCCGGACGGCACGGTGGCGGTCGACCGGCTCTCGCTGGAGATACCCGACCGCTCGATCACCGTTCTCGTCGGGCCCTCGGGCTGCGGCAAGACGACCACCCTGCGGATGATCAACCGGATGGTCGAGCCCAGCGAGGGCACGATCCTCCTCGACGACGTGGACATACAGCAGCAGCCGGTCAACACCCTGCGCCGGTCCATGGGATACGTCATCCAGAACGCCGGTCTCTTCCAGCACCGCACGATCCTCGACAACATCGCCACCGTGCCCCGCATGCTCGGCTGGGGCAAGGAGAAGGCCCGCTCCCGGGCCCGCGAGCTGATGGAGCGGGTCGGCCTCGACGGCACCCTCGCCAAGCGGTACCCGTACCAGCTCTCCGGCGGCCAGCAGCAGCGCGTCGGCGTGGCACGGGCCCTCGCGGCCGATCCGCCGGTGCTGCTCATGGACGAGCCGTTCTCGGCCGTCGACCCCGTGGTGCGCAAGGGACTCCAGGACGAACTGCTGCGCATCCAGGAGGAGCTCGGCAAGACCATCGTCTTCGTCACCCACGACATCGACGAGGCCGTCAAGCTCGGCACGATGGTCGCCGTGATGCGCACCGGCGGCAAACTCGCCCAGTTCGCGCCGCCCGCCGAACTGCTCTCCCACCCCGCCGACGCGTTCGTCGAGGACTTCCTCGGCGCCGACCGCGGCATCCGGCGGCTGTCCTTCTTCCCCGCCGCCGGCCTCGACCTGCTCACCGGGCCCGTCGTGGCGATCGACGCCACGGCCGAGCGGATCGCCGCGCACGACACGACCGAGGCCCCCTACCTCCTCGTCACGGACCCCGACGGCAAGCCGCTCGGCTGGAGCGAGCCGGGGGACCTGACCGCCGGATCCGTCGAGACGGATCAACTCCTGCCTCACGGGCGGCCGTTCGCCCCCGGCACCGACTCGCTGCGCGCCGCACTGGACTGCGCCGTGCTCTCGCCCACCGGCTGGGCCGTCGCGGTGGACGCCGACGGCCGGGCCACCGGGGTCGTCTCCCAGCAGACCATCGCCGAGGCCATCCGGGGCGCCCATGCCGAGGGCGGGGCACGTGACGCCGACGGCGGCGGCTCCGACGGACGGGGCGAGGGCCGTACGGACGTGAAGGTCGCCGGATGA